One segment of Falco rusticolus isolate bFalRus1 chromosome 3, bFalRus1.pri, whole genome shotgun sequence DNA contains the following:
- the TNFRSF25 gene encoding tumor necrosis factor receptor superfamily member 25 isoform X1: MAQHVQPEGWRARCEGCPRSCMAPGVPQLPASLPSPCPQVILAALWLAGSESQPPGCQDRPVPQGQQVLVRPPTRLRRHVTRPPCPAGMNWIKEAHRCCTQCPAGTFMFAPCSSHSNNSVCTACPAGTFRAQPNTLPKCQACYECDRQAFQSVLSNCSATSNVACGCEHGRFRDCLDEHCNDFFCRQCQPCVGRLIQRPCSEVQDTLCGSCKPDFYAEGSECRPCHTSTQETCGTECQRVCSGSSRQGTGLEYLLLAFTGPFFLGALAIYRKRKRLRHSTLAGSPLPMAQVATPTAGPVAMPWYQASAQVWDSSCCTQLYSPKVTEHAASTVRQSPKHQPLLREQPSGAAQPGGQVEPSAPLEPRGALLHGSQLYTIIDVVPVRRWKEFMRVLELREAEIELVELEVAHIRDQQYEMLKRWCQQTSATLDRVYAALERMELAGCAEALRRSLLAGP; this comes from the exons ATGGCCCAGCATGTGCAGCCGGAAGGGTGGAGGGCACGGTGCGAGGGCTGCCCCCGCAGCTGCATGGCTCCTGGGGTGCCCCAGCTGCCGGcatccctgccctctccctgcccacaggTGATCCTGGCAGCgctgtggctggcaggcagTGAATCACAGCCCCCAGGGTGCCAGGACCGCCCTGTGCCACAGGGGCAGCAGGTCCTGGTACGGCCACCCACCCGCCTGCGGAGGCATGTCaccagacccccctgccccgctggcATGAACTGGATCAAGGAGGCTCACCGGTGCTGCACCCAGTGTCCTGCAG GGACGTTCATGTTTGCCCCGTGTTCGAGCCACAGCAACAACAGCGTCTGCACCGCCTGTCCTGCCGGCACTTTCCGCGCCCAGCCAAACACCCTCCCCAAATGCCAGGCTTGCTACGAGTGTGACCGGCAAG ctttCCAGAGCGTGCTGAGCAACTGCTCGGCCACCAGCAATGTTGCCTGTGGCTGCGAGCATGGCCGTTTCCGTGACTGCCTTGATGAGCACTGCAATGACTTCTTCTGCCGGCAGTGCCAGCCCTGCGTTGGGCGACTCATCCAGCGGCCAT GCTCAGAGGTGCAGGACACGCTCTGCGGTAGCTGCAAGCCTGACTTCTACGCTGAGGGCAGTGAGTGCCGGCCGTGCCACAC GAGCACCCAGGAGACATGCGGCACAGAGTGCCAGCGTGTgtgcagcggcagcagcaggcaag GCACGGGTCTGGAGTACCTTCTGCTGGCGTTCACCGGGCCCTTCTTCCTGGGTGCCCTTGCCATCTACCGCAAAAGGAAGCGGCTCCGGCACAGCAccctggcaggcagccccctccccatggcACAGGTGGCCACCCCCACCGCCGGGCCCGTGGCCATGCCGTGGTACCAGGCCAGCGCCCAGGTGTGGGACAGCTCATGCTGCACCCAGCTGTACTCCCCTAAGGTGACGGAGCATGCTGCCAGCACGGTGAGGCAGAGCCCCAAGCACCAGCCTTTATTGCGGGAGCAGCCCAGTGGTGCGGCACAGCCGGGTGGTCAGGTGgagccctctgctcccctggagCCCCGTGGTGCCCTGCTGCATGGCAGCCAGCTCTACACCATCATCGACGTGGTGCCGGTGCGGCGCTGGAAGGAGTTCATGCGGGTGCTGGAGCTGCGGGAGGCAGAGATTgagctggtggagctggaggTGGCCCACATCCGTGACCAGCAGTACGAAATGCTGAAGCGCTGGTGCCAGCAGACCAGCGCCACGCTTGACCGTGTCTATGCTGCCCTGGAGCGCATGGAGCTGGCTGGTTGTGCTGAGGCGCTGCGCCGGAGCCTGCTGGCGGGCCCCTGA
- the TNFRSF25 gene encoding tumor necrosis factor receptor superfamily member 25 isoform X2, with protein sequence MKLCCPGVSWVILAALWLAGSESQPPGCQDRPVPQGQQVLVRPPTRLRRHVTRPPCPAGMNWIKEAHRCCTQCPAGTFMFAPCSSHSNNSVCTACPAGTFRAQPNTLPKCQACYECDRQAFQSVLSNCSATSNVACGCEHGRFRDCLDEHCNDFFCRQCQPCVGRLIQRPCSEVQDTLCGSCKPDFYAEGSECRPCHTSTQETCGTECQRVCSGSSRQGTGLEYLLLAFTGPFFLGALAIYRKRKRLRHSTLAGSPLPMAQVATPTAGPVAMPWYQASAQVWDSSCCTQLYSPKVTEHAASTVRQSPKHQPLLREQPSGAAQPGGQVEPSAPLEPRGALLHGSQLYTIIDVVPVRRWKEFMRVLELREAEIELVELEVAHIRDQQYEMLKRWCQQTSATLDRVYAALERMELAGCAEALRRSLLAGP encoded by the exons ATGAAGCTCTGCTGCCCAGGGGTGTCTTGG gTGATCCTGGCAGCgctgtggctggcaggcagTGAATCACAGCCCCCAGGGTGCCAGGACCGCCCTGTGCCACAGGGGCAGCAGGTCCTGGTACGGCCACCCACCCGCCTGCGGAGGCATGTCaccagacccccctgccccgctggcATGAACTGGATCAAGGAGGCTCACCGGTGCTGCACCCAGTGTCCTGCAG GGACGTTCATGTTTGCCCCGTGTTCGAGCCACAGCAACAACAGCGTCTGCACCGCCTGTCCTGCCGGCACTTTCCGCGCCCAGCCAAACACCCTCCCCAAATGCCAGGCTTGCTACGAGTGTGACCGGCAAG ctttCCAGAGCGTGCTGAGCAACTGCTCGGCCACCAGCAATGTTGCCTGTGGCTGCGAGCATGGCCGTTTCCGTGACTGCCTTGATGAGCACTGCAATGACTTCTTCTGCCGGCAGTGCCAGCCCTGCGTTGGGCGACTCATCCAGCGGCCAT GCTCAGAGGTGCAGGACACGCTCTGCGGTAGCTGCAAGCCTGACTTCTACGCTGAGGGCAGTGAGTGCCGGCCGTGCCACAC GAGCACCCAGGAGACATGCGGCACAGAGTGCCAGCGTGTgtgcagcggcagcagcaggcaag GCACGGGTCTGGAGTACCTTCTGCTGGCGTTCACCGGGCCCTTCTTCCTGGGTGCCCTTGCCATCTACCGCAAAAGGAAGCGGCTCCGGCACAGCAccctggcaggcagccccctccccatggcACAGGTGGCCACCCCCACCGCCGGGCCCGTGGCCATGCCGTGGTACCAGGCCAGCGCCCAGGTGTGGGACAGCTCATGCTGCACCCAGCTGTACTCCCCTAAGGTGACGGAGCATGCTGCCAGCACGGTGAGGCAGAGCCCCAAGCACCAGCCTTTATTGCGGGAGCAGCCCAGTGGTGCGGCACAGCCGGGTGGTCAGGTGgagccctctgctcccctggagCCCCGTGGTGCCCTGCTGCATGGCAGCCAGCTCTACACCATCATCGACGTGGTGCCGGTGCGGCGCTGGAAGGAGTTCATGCGGGTGCTGGAGCTGCGGGAGGCAGAGATTgagctggtggagctggaggTGGCCCACATCCGTGACCAGCAGTACGAAATGCTGAAGCGCTGGTGCCAGCAGACCAGCGCCACGCTTGACCGTGTCTATGCTGCCCTGGAGCGCATGGAGCTGGCTGGTTGTGCTGAGGCGCTGCGCCGGAGCCTGCTGGCGGGCCCCTGA